The sequence GTTGGCGTTGTGCATGTGACAGATCAGGTCGACCAAATGGGAGTTTCAAAATGAGGAAATGAGGATTCAGTACCTACTGTAATCTTCAGTCCACTGAAAATAGAGAACCTATGCACTTCAGAGTTCAGGAAGCGGATATAAATTATCCAGGTTATGAAAAACATGACCTCCTGACGACAGCTCTAAAGCTGAACTTACAATAAAAGAACTTGTACAGACATCTGGCCCTCTTTATTAGAGAGAAAAGGTTTGCTGACTGTCTGCTAGCCAACAGATGTAAGCATGACAATGTAAACACCACCGGGAACCATTTTAGGCTCCTCAATGAACTGCTAGTTCAGAATCTACAGGAGCAAATAAGTCAAGGAACCATGTCGAGTGTTTCAGCTGTAATTTAGCAAATAATATATGGTCTTATATGTAATGCAATATGCAAGCATGAAAGAACGGTAATAAAGGTGGCTCTGAGATAATTCACTTCCCTTTTCATCGCATCAAGAACCATGTGAATCAACGAGAAGATTATTAGGTAGAGATTAAAGTTAGAAATTGGGAAAAAAGTAATAATAGTTTAAGGATgaccaaaaaacaaaaaattgtTTTTTTCACTCCTTATAGAAAAAAAACTGTTAGTCTTAGAAACCTGAAATTATATATTTATAACCAAAGAacgaaaaaaattaaactaattcAGAGACTTTCATGATCCTAGAATATACACCATGCAGATATACATAACCGTGGCACCACTAATTCGAAGCCACGACAAAGTGGGGGCATCATGCATCCTTCTTGACATAGATATATAATCTAGCACATACGATAGATTCATAAAATTGCAACGCGATTTGAACAATTTGTGTGTATCACTCGAATTTAATCTCTGGATTTACATGCCAAATCGCCGAACAAACTATGTGCACCTCCAAATCGGCACAAACAATTGGGTAAAATGCATCTGCGATACTGGAATCAACACTAATATTCTACCTGGGGAGGAAACATCAAGCATTGAAGTACAGATAGCATTGAAGGATGCAATCTGGACAACATCTGAAAGTTTTCTATCTTAGCTCTGTATAGTCCAACAATCTGAAAGGATTCCAGAAAATCAATCTAACCACATAGCCCAACCAGCCAAGTACACACCCATGCATCATTAAGTAGAGGAATAAAAAACCTGAGAGTTGGAGGGATCAGAGTTGCTTTGCTGACGGAGTACCACAACCATCCTTGTATGATATATTGCCAAATTTATCCCTAACAAACATGTATCAACGGTCGACTCATATGTAACAAATAGGATTCAGAAAAATAATCCATTTGTCGGTTAGGTTCCTCATTCGCCGGAATGCCTGCGGAACATCGCCCTCAAATCAACTGCTGAGCTGGGAGACTGGGTGGAGAGTTTTACACGAAACTGTTTTTCGCTTTAACCAAATTCCCTTTGTTGTCTTTCCTCTCTCTGTTCTTTCCTCAACTGGAACTTCACTGACAAAGTTTGGATTGCCTCCTTCCACCATCTGCACAAAGCAGTCTTCCAGGGCATGAAATCTGTGTCCAAATTGTTTAGTTGCGTGAGTGAGAAATTTATGTGATTAAAGATTTAGTGTTCTACCAAGTTTAGCATGTGATGTACACTGAAAAATGCCCAAAAAATGGAGGGGGGAGCTACTCTACCTTGCTGGCAGCAAGCCCATACTGTTGTTGCCGTTCTTGGTGCTGCCCTCCCATTAGGTGGAGTGCGTCCAGGTCGAGCTCCGCATGGTCCTCGGAATTTGGCGCTGGATCAGAGAAGTCGTGCGCGATGGGGCAGGCGCTGACGAGCACGGGGCCCTGGGTCGAGGAGATCGAGTCGGCCAACCCACGCCCGAGCAGCATCTCGTGCAATCGCCAAGCAGGCAGCCACCAGGGGCCCCGATCCCCTCGCCCACTCGCTCGATCCCGAGCGCCTCCAGCTGCTAGGGAGGAGAGCTCCCTCGATCCTCGTCGCCTCCGCGCACCCGCGCACCCGCTGGCGAGGACCGCCGCGCCACTGCCAGCGCCCGCGGCGAGCGCGCGCTtttggaggaggtggaggacgaaggCGGCCCTGGTGCACAGCATACCCACCTTGCCTCCTTGCCTTCCCGTCCtctgccgctccacctcgacgcgCGGAAGAAGCCGTCTCCACCGCACACGCCCCGGCGAGCGTCGTCCATCCTCCCGCGCGAGGCACGACGTCCGGTCAACCACCGCCACTGCCCGGCCTTGCCGCGCCGTCTCCGCCGCACACGCCACcaccactgcctcgcctcgccgcACCGTTCTCCATCCTCCCgcgcgaggcacggcggcggccgtCGCTGTCGCACGACGGAATGGGCGAAGCCGCCGTCGCTGTCGCAGGAGAAATGGATAAGACGACGGGAGGACAGCGGGTGGAATTCAAATGAGtacatgtttttttttgcaaaattgaaaCGTTATATAGAGACCTATTAAAACAAGGATTGCGGATTAGTTTCATATAAACCGAGTGACTTTTATGCAAAATCACATGCGACGACGTACGACAGGaacccaattctctttattattagATAAAgataagcagtaataattccctgcttgtgcaaacacctcagtgtacaactctgtcagtaagaccctctTACTATTGttaatgacattccggtaaccatcgatggacgagaactttgcctattggtccgcctcatttcgatgagcaggaaaatggttctctttgtccctcgcccttggtatcaatGTTGttactgacatataactgacaggctaaccttgacatgccttgcttacatgaccGTGCAAATCGTCACCACcttcctactccc comes from Triticum aestivum cultivar Chinese Spring chromosome 5B, IWGSC CS RefSeq v2.1, whole genome shotgun sequence and encodes:
- the LOC123116453 gene encoding uncharacterized protein, whose product is MLCTRAAFVLHLLQKRALAAGAGSGAAVLASGCAGARRRRGSRELSSLAAGGARDRASGRGDRGPWWLPAWRLHEMLLGRGLADSISSTQGPVLVSACPIAHDFSDPAPNSEDHAELDLDALHLMGGQHQERQQQYGLAASKMVEGGNPNFVSEVPVEERTERGKTTKGIWLKRKTVSCKTLHPVSQLSS